A region of Desulfuromonas sp. TF DNA encodes the following proteins:
- a CDS encoding 23S rRNA (pseudouridine(1915)-N(3))-methyltransferase RlmH, producing MKLRLICVGKISAPYLQEGVNEYVGRIKRYLPLTTVELKEEKGGGKNVDPAFIRDREGERIMEKIPADSFAVVLDERGTSLNSQKLAERLDRHMVHGTRELILVLGGAYGLSTTVKKRGDFLLSLSPLTFTHQMARLILLEQIYRGLTILRNEPYHNR from the coding sequence GTGAAGTTGCGCCTGATCTGCGTCGGCAAGATCTCAGCCCCCTATCTGCAGGAAGGGGTCAATGAATATGTCGGCCGCATCAAGCGCTATCTTCCCCTGACTACAGTCGAACTCAAGGAAGAAAAGGGCGGCGGCAAGAACGTCGACCCCGCCTTCATCCGGGACAGGGAAGGGGAGCGGATCATGGAGAAGATCCCGGCTGATTCCTTTGCCGTAGTTCTGGATGAGCGGGGAACTTCCCTCAATTCGCAAAAGCTTGCCGAACGGCTCGACCGGCACATGGTCCATGGAACGCGGGAGTTGATCCTGGTCCTTGGAGGGGCCTACGGGCTGAGTACGACCGTGAAGAAACGGGGGGACTTCCTGCTGTCCCTCTCCCCCTTGACCTTTACCCATCAGATGGCACGTCTCATTCTCCTGGAGCAGATTTACAGGGGTCTGACCATTCTACGGAACGAGCCGTACCACAATCGATAG
- a CDS encoding endonuclease III domain-containing protein, translating into MSIEEDKEVRLRDIFDRLVDHFGPLHWWPADSPFEVVVGAILTQNTAWRNVELAVANLKGAQALSPEALREVTTGELEQLIRPAGFFRQKSERLKLFVEHLFRRHGGGLSSLLSGPLEEVRGELLTLKGIGPETADSILLYAGVRPSFVVDAYTLRLFTRLGVLGGTEGYEAVRALFMANLPHETDLFNEYHALIVEECKTFCRKRLPLCSACPLQPVCPFGLKEAHKG; encoded by the coding sequence GTGAGTATTGAGGAGGATAAAGAGGTCAGATTGAGGGATATCTTCGATCGTCTCGTCGATCATTTCGGTCCCCTGCACTGGTGGCCGGCCGATTCGCCCTTCGAAGTGGTGGTCGGCGCCATCCTCACCCAGAACACCGCCTGGCGCAACGTGGAGCTGGCCGTGGCCAACCTCAAGGGAGCACAGGCCCTCTCGCCCGAAGCCCTGCGGGAGGTGACAACCGGGGAACTGGAGCAACTCATCCGTCCCGCCGGATTCTTCCGCCAGAAGTCCGAGCGCCTGAAGCTGTTCGTCGAGCATCTCTTCCGCCGTCACGGCGGCGGTCTCTCGTCCCTTCTGTCGGGGCCGCTGGAGGAGGTTCGCGGGGAGCTGCTCACCCTGAAGGGGATCGGACCGGAGACGGCCGACTCCATCCTGCTCTACGCCGGCGTACGTCCCTCTTTCGTGGTGGACGCCTACACCCTGCGCCTTTTCACCCGCCTGGGAGTGCTCGGAGGGACCGAGGGGTACGAGGCGGTCCGGGCTCTGTTCATGGCGAATCTCCCCCACGAGACGGACCTGTTCAACGAATACCACGCCCTGATCGTCGAGGAATGCAAGACCTTCTGCCGCAAGCGACTTCCTCTCTGCTCCGCCTGCCCCCTCCAGCCTGTCTGCCCTTTCGGTTTAAAAGAAGCGCACAAGGGGTAA
- a CDS encoding TraR/DksA family transcriptional regulator, with product MDEKKLEEASERLLQMRRKVLQEVHDSYEASREIGQDGVPDIGDMSANTYSRDVLLNLSENQRQKVRDIDAALERLAKGVYGICMRCEEEIPPRRMEVRPFSRYCVDCKAEVERFGE from the coding sequence ATGGACGAGAAGAAACTGGAAGAAGCCAGCGAGCGTCTGCTGCAGATGCGCCGGAAGGTTCTGCAGGAGGTTCACGACTCCTATGAAGCGAGCCGGGAGATCGGGCAGGACGGGGTTCCCGATATTGGGGACATGTCGGCCAACACCTACAGCCGGGACGTTCTGCTCAACCTCAGTGAAAACCAGCGGCAGAAGGTCCGGGATATCGATGCGGCTCTTGAGCGCCTCGCCAAGGGAGTATATGGCATCTGCATGCGCTGCGAGGAGGAAATCCCCCCCCGCCGGATGGAAGTGCGGCCTTTTTCCAGATATTGTGTGGACTGCAAAGCCGAAGTCGAAAGATTCGGCGAATGA
- the nadD gene encoding nicotinate-nucleotide adenylyltransferase has product MRIGILGGTFNPIHLAHLRIAEEVREACSLDRVLFIPAADPPHKPVAEEVPFAQRLAMVEAAIAENPAFAASDLESHRTGKSYSVHTLEILRRDQPDQELFFIIGMDSFRDIGSWREYRRLFPLAHIVVAARPGISSDDPQALLPVAIRGDFCYDVQSKTLLHRSGNRVIFLEETLLDISSTRIRRLAADGRSIRYLVTPAVEEYVSTHGLYRDQKRF; this is encoded by the coding sequence ATGCGAATTGGAATTTTAGGCGGAACGTTCAATCCGATTCACCTCGCTCATCTGCGTATAGCCGAAGAGGTGCGCGAGGCGTGCTCCCTTGACCGGGTTCTCTTCATTCCTGCCGCCGATCCGCCGCACAAACCCGTCGCCGAAGAGGTCCCTTTTGCCCAGCGCCTGGCCATGGTCGAAGCCGCCATCGCCGAGAATCCGGCTTTCGCCGCCTCCGATCTCGAATCCCATCGAACGGGCAAGAGCTATTCCGTCCACACCCTTGAGATCCTGCGCCGTGACCAGCCGGATCAGGAACTCTTCTTCATCATTGGCATGGATTCCTTTCGCGATATCGGATCGTGGCGGGAATATCGCCGCCTTTTTCCTCTGGCGCATATCGTTGTCGCCGCCCGCCCGGGAATCTCCTCCGATGACCCTCAAGCCCTGCTCCCCGTTGCCATCCGGGGGGACTTCTGCTATGATGTGCAGTCAAAAACCTTGCTTCACCGCAGTGGCAACAGGGTGATTTTCCTGGAGGAGACCTTGCTGGATATTTCCTCCACCCGCATCCGCCGACTGGCGGCCGACGGCCGATCGATACGGTATCTGGTCACTCCCGCCGTCGAAGAGTATGTTTCCACCCACGGTCTCTATCGGGACCAGAAAAGGTTTTAA
- a CDS encoding ComF family protein, with protein MFNPRRMRRSLADLLNLVLPPACPLCGRESVRLGICSACFAGIHPVVSPCCPRCVLPYPTEEGTDHLCEACLRASPPFEWARAAGVYEGVLRQAVHHFKYRGAVDLDRPLGQLLAATMEEPVSRFRPDLLVPVPLHNSRLRERTYNQSLLLAKVLGKEWRLPVAARHLLRVRATSPQQGLNAQLRRANMKGAFALHRPLAGAKVLLIDDVLTTGATAAECSRILLEGGAGAVGVAVLGRARKDP; from the coding sequence ATGTTTAATCCGCGCCGGATGCGTCGGAGCCTGGCTGACCTCCTGAACCTGGTGCTGCCCCCCGCCTGTCCGCTGTGCGGGCGGGAGTCGGTTCGGTTGGGGATCTGCTCCGCCTGTTTCGCCGGCATTCACCCCGTCGTCTCCCCCTGCTGCCCCCGCTGCGTCCTTCCCTATCCCACCGAAGAGGGGACCGACCATCTCTGTGAAGCTTGCCTGCGGGCATCTCCACCCTTTGAATGGGCCCGGGCAGCCGGGGTCTATGAAGGAGTCCTGCGGCAGGCGGTACATCATTTCAAGTATCGCGGAGCCGTCGATCTCGATCGTCCGCTGGGGCAGCTGCTCGCGGCGACCATGGAAGAGCCGGTTTCCCGGTTCCGCCCCGACCTGCTGGTTCCCGTCCCCCTCCACAATAGCCGCCTGAGAGAGCGTACCTACAACCAATCCCTTCTTCTGGCAAAAGTTCTCGGGAAAGAGTGGCGGCTCCCGGTGGCGGCGCGGCACCTGCTACGGGTCAGGGCGACCTCCCCTCAGCAGGGCCTCAACGCGCAGCTTCGCCGGGCCAACATGAAAGGAGCCTTTGCCTTGCACAGGCCGCTGGCGGGAGCGAAAGTCCTGCTCATCGACGACGTCCTGACAACGGGCGCTACGGCGGCCGAATGCAGCCGGATATTGCTGGAAGGAGGAGCAGGCGCGGTCGGTGTGGCCGTTCTGGGCCGCGCCCGCAAAGATCCTTGA
- the gpmI gene encoding 2,3-bisphosphoglycerate-independent phosphoglycerate mutase translates to MNSSKKGPVALVILDGWGISDTCDANAVCQARTPNLDTLQREFPSTRIGASGPHVGLPEGQMGNSEVGHLNLGAGRIVYQDLTRISLSIEEGDFFRNPVFTEGLARIKEKGGKLHLMGLLSDGGVHSHNTHLYALVELGKRCGIDDICVHAFLDGRDTPPSSGVDYLAQLEERLEAIGAGRVATVIGRYYAMDRDNRWDRVHRAYRAMTLGEGEKAPLSAVAIEEAYAAGQTDEFVEPRVIQKSGTKAGTVDDGDGIIFFNFRSDRAREITRAFTDDDFKGFQREKTPDLAAYVCMTEYDETFGLPVAFPQENLSNILGEVLAGAGKTQLRIAETEKYAHVTFFFNGGSEVPFPGEERILIPSPQEVATYDQKPEMSAGPVTDEVVKQVGEGRFDFIVLNYANPDMVGHTGNLPAAVRAMEFVDACTGRVVEAVLNAGGSVILTADHGNCEKMADPEGSPHTAHTTNLVPLVLIDAELKNATLRSGILADIAPTILDLMGLPKPAEMTGRSLLQG, encoded by the coding sequence ATGAATTCCTCAAAGAAGGGGCCGGTTGCCTTGGTCATTCTCGATGGATGGGGCATCAGCGATACCTGTGATGCAAACGCCGTCTGTCAGGCGCGGACCCCTAATCTCGATACCCTGCAACGGGAGTTTCCCTCTACCCGCATCGGCGCATCCGGTCCCCATGTCGGGCTTCCTGAAGGGCAGATGGGCAACTCGGAAGTCGGCCATCTCAACCTGGGAGCCGGGCGCATCGTCTATCAGGACCTGACCCGAATCAGTCTGAGCATCGAGGAGGGAGATTTCTTCCGCAACCCGGTCTTTACCGAAGGGCTTGCCAGGATCAAGGAAAAAGGGGGAAAGCTCCATCTGATGGGACTTCTCTCCGACGGCGGGGTCCATTCCCACAACACCCATTTGTACGCCCTGGTCGAACTCGGCAAGCGCTGCGGCATCGACGACATCTGCGTCCACGCTTTCCTTGACGGACGGGATACGCCGCCGTCCAGCGGCGTCGACTATCTGGCCCAATTGGAAGAGCGCCTCGAAGCGATCGGAGCCGGCCGGGTAGCCACCGTTATCGGCCGCTATTACGCCATGGACCGCGACAACCGCTGGGACAGGGTCCACCGCGCCTATCGCGCCATGACGCTGGGTGAGGGGGAGAAGGCCCCCCTTTCAGCAGTCGCCATCGAAGAGGCCTATGCCGCCGGTCAGACCGACGAGTTCGTCGAGCCCAGGGTCATTCAGAAATCGGGAACAAAGGCGGGAACCGTCGATGACGGCGACGGCATCATTTTCTTCAACTTCCGCTCCGATCGCGCCCGGGAAATCACCCGGGCCTTCACAGATGACGACTTCAAGGGGTTCCAGCGGGAAAAGACGCCTGATCTCGCCGCCTACGTCTGCATGACCGAATACGACGAAACCTTCGGCCTGCCCGTGGCGTTTCCGCAGGAAAATCTTTCCAACATTCTCGGCGAGGTTCTGGCAGGAGCCGGCAAGACCCAGCTGCGTATCGCCGAAACGGAAAAATACGCCCACGTCACCTTCTTTTTCAACGGAGGGAGCGAAGTTCCTTTTCCCGGTGAGGAGCGGATACTGATCCCTTCTCCCCAGGAAGTAGCCACTTATGATCAAAAACCGGAAATGAGCGCAGGCCCCGTGACCGATGAAGTCGTGAAACAGGTGGGCGAAGGCAGGTTCGACTTCATCGTCCTCAACTATGCCAACCCGGACATGGTTGGACACACCGGAAACCTCCCCGCGGCCGTCCGCGCCATGGAGTTCGTCGACGCCTGCACGGGACGCGTGGTGGAGGCTGTCTTGAACGCGGGAGGATCTGTCATCCTCACGGCCGATCACGGCAATTGCGAAAAGATGGCGGATCCCGAAGGGTCTCCCCATACCGCCCATACCACAAATTTGGTTCCTCTTGTCCTGATCGATGCAGAACTTAAAAACGCCACCTTAAGATCGGGTATCCTTGCCGATATCGCACCGACGATTCTCGATCTGATGGGACTGCCGAAGCCGGCGGAGATGACGGGGAGAAGCTTGCTTCAGGGTTAA
- the rsfS gene encoding ribosome silencing factor encodes MHSKERALFCAAYALEKKAFNVRILEVTGVSTLTDYLLLASGRSDRQVQAVAESIRAGLKKEHATAPLAIEGMNEGRWVLIDYGDVMVHVFQEPVREFYDLDGLWSEAAEVPIPDEYHWERKAEVR; translated from the coding sequence TTGCATTCGAAAGAACGGGCTCTTTTCTGCGCCGCCTACGCCCTGGAAAAAAAGGCCTTCAATGTTCGCATTCTGGAAGTCACCGGCGTATCGACTCTCACAGACTATCTGTTGCTCGCCTCGGGCCGCTCCGACCGTCAGGTTCAGGCAGTGGCCGAATCGATCCGGGCCGGACTGAAAAAGGAACACGCCACTGCCCCGCTGGCCATCGAGGGGATGAACGAGGGGCGCTGGGTCCTGATCGACTACGGGGATGTGATGGTCCATGTCTTTCAGGAGCCGGTCCGTGAATTCTATGACCTGGACGGCCTCTGGAGCGAAGCGGCCGAAGTGCCTATCCCTGACGAATACCACTGGGAGAGAAAGGCCGAAGTCCGGTGA
- a CDS encoding VOC family protein — translation MSAKTKARAVGINHVALEVGDVEAALEFYGRLFELKLRGRHDGMAFIDLGDQFINLSPRRTQEADRARHFGLVVDDRESVRHALEELEAEILPSPGLDFLDPWGNHVQVVQYDGIQFSKAPNVLKGMGLEGLGKTAEALSELEEKGMKP, via the coding sequence ATGTCAGCAAAAACGAAAGCCCGGGCCGTCGGCATCAACCATGTGGCCCTCGAAGTCGGAGATGTAGAAGCCGCCCTGGAGTTTTACGGCAGGCTGTTCGAACTGAAGCTGCGGGGGCGGCACGACGGCATGGCCTTTATCGACCTGGGGGATCAGTTCATCAACCTGTCTCCACGCCGCACCCAGGAAGCGGATCGGGCTCGTCATTTCGGCCTGGTGGTCGACGACAGGGAGTCGGTGCGGCACGCTCTCGAGGAACTTGAGGCCGAGATCCTGCCCAGCCCCGGACTCGATTTTCTCGATCCCTGGGGGAATCACGTGCAGGTGGTGCAGTATGACGGCATCCAGTTCTCCAAGGCACCCAACGTTCTCAAGGGGATGGGACTGGAAGGGCTGGGGAAGACCGCCGAAGCGCTGAGTGAACTGGAAGAAAAGGGAATGAAACCGTAG
- the hcp gene encoding hydroxylamine reductase: protein MFCYQCEQAAGGTGCTKIGVCGKTPEVAAIQDLIVWGLKGVGFWADKARAKGGIDREIDVFMIEALFSTVTNVDFDPENLTTVARQCSAMRDRAQQLYEKSAGGPFQGDVPEEARRWSPPESPEQAVAEGRRHPVMVPQGDPDIHSVQQTLIFGCKGMSAYADHAHILGKDSDEIYGFIHKAMAATLDKSKGLMDFVNLCMECGKMNIQCTGLLNEAHTERFQPPVPTPVNTGTRAGKGILVSGHDLKMIEELLKQTEGKGINVYTHVEMLPAHGYPGLKKYKHLAGNFGGAWQDQYKEFQDFAGAIIFNTNCIQRPAENYIDRLFTWGRVQWPGVKHIEGWDFSEVIKAAQAAGDLPEKPGKDILTGCGHHAVLGLADKVIAAVKGGQIRRFFVIGGCDGAKTGRNYYTQFAEQLPKDTVILTLACGKYRFNKLDLGDIGGIPRLLDVGQCNDAYSAVQIALALADAFECGVNDLPLSIILSWYEQKAVVVLLSLLSLGIQNMKLGPSLPAFITPNVLNFLVENFNIAPIGNVADDMKQALG, encoded by the coding sequence ATGTTCTGTTACCAGTGCGAACAAGCCGCCGGAGGTACCGGCTGCACCAAGATCGGCGTCTGCGGCAAGACGCCCGAAGTCGCCGCCATCCAGGATCTGATCGTCTGGGGGCTCAAGGGAGTCGGATTCTGGGCAGATAAGGCCCGTGCCAAGGGAGGAATCGACCGGGAAATCGATGTTTTCATGATCGAGGCCCTCTTCAGCACTGTCACCAATGTCGATTTCGATCCGGAAAACCTGACCACGGTTGCGCGCCAGTGCTCTGCCATGCGTGACCGGGCACAGCAGCTCTATGAGAAATCCGCCGGAGGCCCCTTCCAGGGGGATGTACCCGAAGAAGCCCGCCGTTGGTCACCCCCGGAAAGCCCCGAGCAGGCGGTAGCCGAAGGACGCAGACATCCGGTCATGGTCCCACAGGGCGACCCGGACATCCACTCCGTCCAGCAGACCCTCATCTTCGGGTGCAAGGGGATGAGCGCCTATGCAGACCATGCCCACATTCTCGGGAAAGACAGCGACGAGATCTACGGCTTTATTCACAAGGCCATGGCCGCCACCCTGGACAAGAGCAAGGGGCTGATGGATTTCGTCAATCTCTGCATGGAATGCGGCAAGATGAACATTCAGTGCACCGGCCTGCTCAACGAGGCGCATACCGAGCGCTTCCAGCCGCCGGTGCCGACCCCGGTCAACACAGGGACCCGGGCCGGCAAAGGGATCCTCGTCTCCGGCCATGACCTGAAGATGATCGAGGAACTGCTCAAGCAGACCGAAGGGAAAGGCATCAACGTCTACACTCATGTCGAGATGCTGCCGGCGCACGGCTATCCGGGCCTGAAGAAGTACAAGCACCTCGCCGGCAACTTCGGCGGAGCCTGGCAGGACCAGTACAAGGAGTTCCAGGATTTCGCGGGCGCCATCATCTTCAATACCAACTGCATCCAGCGTCCAGCCGAGAACTACATTGATCGCCTCTTTACCTGGGGCCGTGTGCAGTGGCCGGGCGTAAAGCACATCGAGGGCTGGGATTTCTCCGAGGTCATCAAGGCGGCGCAGGCTGCCGGCGATCTGCCCGAGAAACCGGGCAAGGATATCCTCACCGGCTGCGGTCACCACGCCGTGCTGGGGCTGGCGGACAAGGTCATCGCCGCCGTCAAGGGCGGCCAGATCCGCCGCTTCTTCGTCATCGGCGGCTGCGACGGCGCCAAGACCGGGCGCAACTACTACACTCAATTTGCCGAGCAGCTGCCCAAGGACACGGTCATCCTGACCCTGGCCTGCGGCAAGTACCGCTTCAACAAGCTCGACCTCGGGGACATCGGCGGCATTCCCCGCTTGCTTGATGTCGGCCAGTGCAACGACGCCTACTCGGCGGTACAGATCGCTCTGGCCCTGGCCGACGCCTTCGAGTGCGGAGTGAACGACCTGCCGCTCTCCATCATCCTTTCGTGGTATGAGCAGAAGGCGGTAGTGGTTCTGCTTTCCCTGCTCTCCCTCGGGATCCAGAACATGAAGCTCGGCCCGAGCCTGCCGGCTTTCATCACCCCGAATGTCCTCAACTTCCTGGTCGAGAACTTCAATATCGCCCCGATCGGAAACGTCGCGGACGACATGAAGCAGGCCCTGGGTTGA
- the hemB gene encoding porphobilinogen synthase, whose translation MFFPEYRARRLRRNDTIRRMVRETHLRTDDLIYPMFSAFGKGIKKEITSMPGIYQQSIEHIVAEAREVHELGIPAVILFGIPEAKDPVGQDAYSETGIIQETIRAIKKEVPELTVITDVCLCEYTDHGHCGVIVDGDVDNDETLKLLAAEALSHARAGADIVAPSDMMDGRVAAIREILDANDFDHIPVMSYAVKYASAYYGPFRDAAESTPQFGDRRSYQMDPANRSEAFREAALDVQECADFLMVKPALAYLDILRDLKERFDLPLVAYNVSGEYSMIKAAAEKGWIDGERVMMETLLGMKRAGADLIITYHAKEAARVLKG comes from the coding sequence ATGTTCTTTCCCGAATACCGTGCCCGCCGCCTGCGCCGCAACGACACGATCCGTCGCATGGTCCGCGAAACCCATCTGCGGACGGACGACCTGATTTATCCGATGTTCAGCGCCTTCGGCAAGGGCATCAAGAAGGAGATCACCTCCATGCCGGGTATCTATCAGCAGTCCATCGAGCACATCGTGGCCGAAGCCAGGGAGGTGCACGAACTCGGCATTCCGGCGGTCATTCTCTTCGGTATTCCCGAGGCGAAAGATCCCGTCGGCCAGGACGCCTACAGCGAAACGGGCATCATTCAGGAAACCATCCGGGCGATCAAGAAGGAAGTACCGGAGCTGACCGTGATCACCGACGTCTGTCTCTGCGAATACACCGATCACGGCCACTGCGGGGTGATCGTCGACGGCGATGTCGATAATGACGAAACCCTCAAGCTGCTGGCAGCCGAGGCCCTCTCCCACGCCCGGGCGGGGGCCGATATCGTCGCCCCCAGCGACATGATGGACGGCAGGGTGGCGGCTATCCGCGAGATCCTCGACGCCAACGATTTCGACCATATCCCGGTGATGAGCTATGCCGTCAAATACGCCAGCGCCTATTACGGCCCTTTCCGCGACGCCGCCGAATCGACCCCTCAGTTCGGCGACCGCCGCTCCTACCAGATGGACCCGGCCAACCGCTCCGAGGCCTTCCGCGAGGCGGCCCTGGACGTGCAGGAATGCGCCGACTTCCTCATGGTCAAACCGGCCTTGGCCTACCTCGACATCCTCCGCGACCTCAAGGAGCGTTTCGACCTGCCGCTGGTCGCCTACAACGTTTCCGGCGAGTACTCGATGATCAAGGCCGCGGCCGAGAAGGGGTGGATCGACGGCGAGAGGGTGATGATGGAGACCCTGCTCGGCATGAAGCGCGCAGGCGCCGACCTGATCATCACCTATCACGCCAAAGAGGCGGCGCGGGTGCTGAAAGGGTAA
- a CDS encoding tetratricopeptide repeat protein: MIALAIFLAVFIAFVFVFLYFWGINPGDVTIYLTSDQSLTQPIPIMIVGAIMAGLVIGYGFHMVSLLTHGVHHWRFNRKDKKGRETTSIYREGVGRLLSGDIKKAKALLQKALDRDPSRIETYIALASVHLQEGASQEAVNLLRKARDIEPRNLEVLFKLASTYEETNYHEEARQAYKEILAVEKDNRKAIRTLRDLHIRHERWQEALDLQKRLLKAGPSSERLEEEKKKQLYLRYEVARKALSEGQTDQAKEEFKEIIKQAPDFTPARVSLGDAYQSQKRPDEADRVWQEGYKDLGRSVFLSRLEDLYMEAEDPTTLLSFYRNAILEREDDLMLRLFFGKLCLRLEMVDEALEQLYAVENAGVDTPHLHLLLAEAHRRRSRIDEAIGEYKKALGVDSRISLGYVCDTCGESSVEWLSRCPECGTWGSFSRADRQLIRNARPVEARAIYHGERH; the protein is encoded by the coding sequence ATGATTGCTTTGGCGATTTTTTTGGCGGTGTTCATAGCCTTTGTTTTTGTCTTCCTCTATTTCTGGGGAATCAACCCCGGTGACGTGACGATCTATCTCACCTCCGACCAGAGCCTGACCCAGCCCATTCCCATCATGATCGTCGGAGCGATTATGGCCGGGCTGGTGATCGGCTACGGTTTCCACATGGTCAGCCTGCTGACGCATGGTGTTCACCACTGGCGATTCAATCGCAAGGACAAAAAAGGGCGGGAAACTACCTCGATCTATCGGGAGGGAGTGGGACGGCTCCTTTCCGGAGACATAAAAAAAGCGAAGGCCCTTCTGCAGAAGGCTCTGGACCGGGATCCCTCCCGCATCGAAACCTATATCGCCCTGGCCAGTGTCCACCTTCAGGAAGGCGCTTCACAGGAGGCGGTCAATCTGCTTCGCAAGGCCAGGGATATTGAGCCGCGAAACCTCGAGGTCCTGTTCAAGCTGGCCAGCACTTATGAAGAAACCAACTACCATGAAGAAGCCCGGCAGGCCTATAAGGAAATCCTTGCCGTCGAGAAGGATAATCGCAAAGCGATTCGAACCCTTCGCGATCTGCACATCAGGCACGAACGTTGGCAGGAGGCGCTGGATCTACAGAAGCGGCTGTTAAAGGCCGGACCGAGCAGCGAGCGCCTGGAAGAGGAGAAGAAAAAGCAGCTTTATCTCCGTTATGAGGTCGCGCGCAAGGCCCTGAGCGAGGGACAGACCGATCAGGCGAAGGAGGAGTTCAAGGAGATCATCAAACAGGCTCCCGACTTCACCCCCGCTCGGGTCTCCCTGGGGGATGCGTATCAGTCCCAGAAACGTCCCGATGAAGCCGACCGGGTCTGGCAGGAAGGGTATAAGGATCTCGGAAGAAGCGTCTTCCTGTCACGCCTCGAGGATCTCTACATGGAAGCCGAAGATCCAACCACCCTCCTCTCATTCTACCGCAACGCCATTCTAGAGCGGGAGGACGATCTCATGCTTCGGCTCTTTTTCGGCAAACTCTGCCTGAGACTGGAGATGGTGGATGAGGCTCTTGAACAGCTCTATGCCGTGGAAAATGCAGGGGTCGACACCCCCCATCTTCATCTGCTGCTGGCCGAGGCTCATCGGCGCCGCAGCCGGATCGACGAAGCGATCGGAGAGTATAAAAAAGCCCTGGGCGTCGACTCCCGGATCAGCCTGGGATATGTTTGCGACACCTGCGGCGAATCTTCCGTCGAATGGTTGAGCCGCTGTCCCGAGTGCGGCACCTGGGGCAGCTTCAGCCGGGCTGACCGCCAGCTGATCCGTAACGCCCGCCCTGTAGAGGCGCGAGCCATTTATCATGGAGAGCGGCACTGA